Genomic window (Flavobacteriales bacterium):
GTTCCGAAGGCTTCACCTTGAACGTGATCCAACACATCCCCACCGGCATCACGGAGGTCCCCGCCTTCGCGGAACTGAAGGCTTGGCCGAACCCGGTGCTGAACGAGCTGAACCTCACCTTCAACACCAGCGTGAGCGGCACGGTGCCCGTGACGGTGATCGATCCGAGCGGTCGCACGGTGATCACTGCAAGCCAAAACCTCACCACCGGCAGCAACACCTTCCGGATCTCCACCGACGATCTGGGGCCGGGCCTGTACATGGTACGTATCGGGAACGATGCACGCAGCATCACCCAGCGCTTCATGAAGGTGCGCTAAGCACCGATCGATAGCTTTGGAAGGGTGCCCGCAAATCGGCGGGCACTTTTCCGCACACTGCAACATGGTCCGCGAAACCCTCCTGACCGAATGCATCCGCAGGGACCCGCGGGCGGAAAATGAACTGTACAAGACCCTCTACCCGATGATGATGTCCATCTGTTCCCGCTACGAACGCAACCGGCAGGATGCTTCCGCCCGGATGAACGAGGGCTTTCTGAAGGTGCTGATGAACCTGGACAAACGCCGCCCGGAAGTTCCTTTCGAGGCCTGGGTGCGGCGGATCATGATCAACACGGTGATCGACAATTTCCGAAAGGAGCGCGAACGAAAAGCACACGAAAAAATGGACGTCCCGGTGGAAGAACACGTAAGCAGCGAAGTGAACGAATACTTGCGGCAGATGGAGGGGGAAGCCTTCGCGGAGCTGCTCCTGCGCGTGCCGGAGATGTCGCGCAAAGTGTTCAACCTCTTCGCCATCGACGGTTTCAGCCACGCGGAGATCGGCGAGATGCTCGGGATCAGCACCGGCACGTCCAAGTGGCACGTTTCCCATGCCCGGCAAACGCTGCAACAGGCCATCGCCCAGATCGCCGGGACCGTCACCGTAAAAACCGCATTGCCATGAGCCTCAACGAAGAATTCGACGAGCTGGCCCGGCGCAAGCTGGAAGAGCGCCAATTCGCTTTCCAGGAGGCGGACTGGCAGGGTGCGCGAAAGCTCATCGACGCGCAACGCGGCGGCGGGAACAAAGCCATGTGGATCACCGGGGCCGTTGCATTGCTGCTGGTGGGCGGGCTGGCGTGGTACGGAACAAACTCTACGGGAACAGAACGGGCCGTTGCCGCCGTTGAACAAGTTGCCCCCCCCTCCTTGAAGACAACCGCTGTTGATCAGCCGGCTCAAAACAAGTCGACCACGCCGATGGGAACACCACCGGAACCAAATGCGCCAGCGGTAGCTGCGGACATGGTGGCACCATCCATCCGGTCCATTCCGGTCCATTCCGAGGACCGGGCAACTGATGCACCCACCGCCTTGGATCCTGAAGCCGAAAAAAGCGCGCCTCGGAAAAAGATGGCGTTGAACACTTCAGTTGGCGATCAGCCGACCGTAGTTGCTTCCAAGAAGAATGTGGCGATCAGCTCACGGGCGATCCCGGAGAACGAAAAAGAAAATGCGGCCACGAGCCCCGCACACACCGCGACTTCGACTTCATCAGAAGAGGCTTCTACTGAGCCCACGCTCTCAAAAGACGGTGAAGCAGTGACCGCTTCACCACCGACAATTGCTTCATCAGCAGAGCCTCTTGCAGGAACAACAACTTCCACGGAACCCCTTGGGGCTGATACTCCTGAAAATGCCGCTGCTGCACCTGTCATTCCGGTCGACAACCAAGGTATGGCCGCTGCCAGTGGGACCGTACCGAACGCTGCGCCCAAAACACCGGGAAACACACAACAACAGGTGCCTGATGCGCCGGAAAATGAGACGAATACTTCAACAAGCCCCGCTCACAACGGCCCGCTTGCACAAGTAACACTGCCAGGAGCCACAGCTCCGACCGGCAACACTGGCGCGGCCCCCAGTACTACAGCGGACCCGACTACCTCTGATAGTGCGTCCACCGCCGTAACCACGGCCACAACTCCCGAAGATTCCGCGACCGCAGCTGCGCCAGCGGCCACACCACCCCCATTGGTGCCCGAGCGCGCCCCGTGGGAGATCAGCATCATGGGCGGCATGTTCTCTTCCACCACGAAGTATGCAGGCAGTAACAGCGCGGATTGGAACGCGGACATCGGCAAGGAGAACAGCATCGGCATCGGTGCGGAGCTGATGCACATGGGCCGCAACTTCGGCATTGGCACGGGGCTGCATTACAGCACTTACGCGGAACGGCTGCACACGGACGCCGTGGACCGCAACACCATGACCTTGCAGAATTTCTGGTATTTGATGCCGGTGGACACGATGGTCCTGGTCATCACGGACACGATCGCCGGTACGCCACCGACCTACACGGGCACTTCCGAAAACACCACGGTACACGTGCTGACGCAAGGCACCGATACCACCACAACCACTGAGCGGATCCGCGAAGCGCGCAACGAGCTGAGCCGCGTGAGCTACATAGAAGTTCCGCTGTTGTTGGACGCACACCTGGTGCAAGGCCGTTGGAGCTTCGGCCTGCGCGGCGGTCCGACCCTTGGCCTGCTCACCGGCCGGCGCGGCACAGTGCCGGCACCGGACAACGAAGGCTATGTGAACTTCACCGATCAGCCTTTCCGTGAACTGGTCTTTGGCTACATGGCAAGAGCGTACATCCGTTACCGCTTCAATGCAGCTTGGTCCGTGGGGATCGAACCGGCGATGCGCGGGCAGTTGATGAACAGCTTGGGCAGCGGTGATCTGGATCGTAAGGCGAACTCGAAAGGCGTGATGTTGAGCTTGAGCTATCGGTTGCGGTAGCGCTGCATGCGGATGCAGGAAA
Coding sequences:
- a CDS encoding sigma-70 family RNA polymerase sigma factor: MVRETLLTECIRRDPRAENELYKTLYPMMMSICSRYERNRQDASARMNEGFLKVLMNLDKRRPEVPFEAWVRRIMINTVIDNFRKERERKAHEKMDVPVEEHVSSEVNEYLRQMEGEAFAELLLRVPEMSRKVFNLFAIDGFSHAEIGEMLGISTGTSKWHVSHARQTLQQAIAQIAGTVTVKTALP
- a CDS encoding outer membrane beta-barrel protein translates to MSLNEEFDELARRKLEERQFAFQEADWQGARKLIDAQRGGGNKAMWITGAVALLLVGGLAWYGTNSTGTERAVAAVEQVAPPSLKTTAVDQPAQNKSTTPMGTPPEPNAPAVAADMVAPSIRSIPVHSEDRATDAPTALDPEAEKSAPRKKMALNTSVGDQPTVVASKKNVAISSRAIPENEKENAATSPAHTATSTSSEEASTEPTLSKDGEAVTASPPTIASSAEPLAGTTTSTEPLGADTPENAAAAPVIPVDNQGMAAASGTVPNAAPKTPGNTQQQVPDAPENETNTSTSPAHNGPLAQVTLPGATAPTGNTGAAPSTTADPTTSDSASTAVTTATTPEDSATAAAPAATPPPLVPERAPWEISIMGGMFSSTTKYAGSNSADWNADIGKENSIGIGAELMHMGRNFGIGTGLHYSTYAERLHTDAVDRNTMTLQNFWYLMPVDTMVLVITDTIAGTPPTYTGTSENTTVHVLTQGTDTTTTTERIREARNELSRVSYIEVPLLLDAHLVQGRWSFGLRGGPTLGLLTGRRGTVPAPDNEGYVNFTDQPFRELVFGYMARAYIRYRFNAAWSVGIEPAMRGQLMNSLGSGDLDRKANSKGVMLSLSYRLR